The window CTTGACGGTTTATATCAAGTTGGGGTTGTAAATACAGTTCCAGCCCATCGCGTGTTTCTATAGCCTGGCGCAATTCTGCTTCAAGTTTCACGCGCTTTTCTATCGCGTCGGCCATTTCAGGATGATACAAGCGAATTTCACCCATACCATTACGTTTTGCCTCTGCTAAGGCCAGCGCAGCCTGAACAAGAATGTCCTCAGACGACTTTTTAAAACTATCAACAACAGTGACACCAAAACTCATTGAGCACTGGTGACGGTAGTCTTTGAGCGAGTAGGGGGCTTGCAATTCTTGTTGCAACGTTTTGGCCATACTGAGCGCGTGAGACTGCGCTTGTACCGGATTGTTACTTTTCTGTACCCGGGCGACCACGGCAAATTCGTTGGAGCTGGGGCGAGCCACCATGTGTACGTTTAATGCAACACGCTCTAGTCGGTGAGTAACGGACTGCAATAATAAATCACCTAACGTCGGTCCAAGCGTGTTATTCAGCACTTTAAACTTATCGATATCGAGTAAGAACAGGACTAAGTGTTCGTTTTCTGGCGTTTCCTGCTGTTGTTGCGATAAGTAATCAAGCAATGAGCGGCGGTTTGGAAGGCCGGTTAATGCATCATTAAAGGCTAACTCCCGAATACGCTTATCTGACTGCTTGATAGCCCGGTAGTTGTGCTGGAAACGTTTATCAATAACGGATGATACCCAGGAAATCAGTGCGATCAGAGTGACAGCAACGACGATGGCGTAGATCAGCCATAAGTGTTGGTGTTGAGAACCTATTGGTAGAATTTCCGTAGAGGCTGTCGGGTAAAAGCGAGCGGCCAGCATAGCCGCGTAATGCATGCCACTAATTGCTGCAGCGATAATCAACGCGGTAACAAACTGGATTTTACGGAGTTCGTTTTTTGCACCTCGAATTGCGCTCGAGCGGCTGTAGGTGCTCATGGCGAATATGCCAAGAACGACTGCTATGAGAATTGAGGCGGCGAACCATACCGGCGAATAGAGCAGCTTGGGAGTCAGCTGCATGGCTTCCATCCCCATGTAGTGCATTAGGCCAATGCCTGCGCCTAAAATTGTGCCGGAGAGAATGTTTGTTTTTAAAGAGACCCGAGCACGCGTTTTTTTGAAGTTTGCCAACCTGTCTTCTGACAGGTGGAGTGAATACGCGTAATAATTGCCGATAACAGCAGGAACAATAGACGCCAGGGTTAGTCCCACGCTGTGAGAAACCATGACAGGTAACTGAAAAGCAATCATGCCTATAAAATGCATGCTCCATACGCCAATACCGGCGACTATTGCCGTAATCAGAGTCCAGGTTTTTTGTTGACTGACAGAGCGGTGCCGGTGCGCACGTTCAAAAATCTTTAATGCAGTAAATGACGCGATAAAGGCAACGAGGTAAGACAAAACAACCAGCCAGTGATTGTAATTGCCGGGGAGTGGGGCCTGTGCGTATTGCCCCAAATCAAAAAAGTTCATTAAAACGTCATTCATAAAAGCATCTTATCAGATCATTGGAAGGCTTAGACACGCTTAATTTACGAAAAGTTAAGCCATTTAAATTGTCGACAATATCAATCAAACCGAATTGAAAAATGCAGTTATTTCGACTACCCTAGTTGCATTGTCGACAACCAAGACGTTTTTATTAATTGAAATAACCTATGCAGACCTTTTACGATCAGCCGTACTCATTCAGATCACCCGTCACGTCAGCCGATCGTGTTTTAGTTGCGGTGCAAAAAGCCATTGTTGAAGGCGATATTGCTGCGGGAAGCAAAATCAGCGAAGCGGGCCTTGCTAAACAGTTTAATGTGAGTAGGGCGCCGTTGCGTGAAGCACTGGCGCGGTTAGAACGCTGTCATTTGGTGGAACGTACTCCAAACGCCGGCGCTCGCGTTGTCACGCTGACCTACGAAGGCCTAATTGCCTTGTATCAAATACGGGAGGAGCTGGAAGGTTTAGCCTGTCGGCTTGCGGCAGAGCAAATGGCTAATGATGAAATTGAGGCGCTGTCTAAGTTGTTAGAGCAGCACTTGGAAAGCCAGCGAGTGCGCGAGGGCGAAAGCTATTATCAAGAAGCGGGCGACGTCGACTTTCATTACCGCATTATTCTTGCCAGTAAAAACCAATACTTAATTAACATGTTGTGTGACGAGCTGTATTTTTTGGTTCGCATGTATCGTGTGCAGTTGGGAATGAATGGGCCGCGGGTGTCGCGTGCCTTTGACGAGCATAAAGCCATTATTACGGCCATTGCTAACCGCGATGGTGAACTTGCCGATTTGTTGATGCGCCGGCATATCAGTGCATCACGCAAAAACATTGAAACAAAACTACAAGCACATAAGGAAGTATCATGAGTCATTTACAAAGCCCAGGCGCTAAATTGCGCCAAGCCGTAGCCGATGAGAGTCCACTACAAATTGTCGGTACCATTAATGCTTACACCGCCATGATGGCAGAAAAGGTGGGTCATAAAGCGCTTTATCTGTCCGGTGCAGGTGTTGCTAACGCTTCGTTTGGCTTACCTGACTTGGGTATGACTTCATTGAACGACGTGTGTGAAGACATCCGTCGTATTACCGGTGCCAGCGACTTGCCACTTTTAGTTGATGCTGATACCGGTTGGGGCGGCGCATTCAACATTGCCCGTACGGTTAAAGAAATGAGCCGCGCTGGTGCTGCTGGCTTCCATATTGAAGATCAGGTCGCGCAAAAGCGTTGTGGTCACCGTCCTAATAAAGAAATTGTCAGCCAGCAGGAAATGGTTGACCGCGTTAAAGCGGCTGTTGACGCGCGTATCGATGATCAGTTCTACATCATGGCGCGTACGGACGCGTTCCAACAGGAAGGTATCGATGCGGCAATTGAGCGCGCACAAGCTTGTGTTGATGTTGGTGCGGATGCCATTTTTGCTGAAGCGGTGCACACGCTGGAGCACTATAAAGCCTTTACAGACGCATTAGACGTGCCGGTACTGGCTAACATTACTGAGTTTGGTGCTACGCCGTTGTTTAATAAACAAGAGTTGGCCGATGTCGGCGTTGAGATTGTGCTTTATCCATTAAGTGCCTTCCGAGCTATGAACAAAGCGGCACTGAACGTCTACAATAGTATTTTAGAAAACGGCGACCAAAAAGCCGTTGTTGATGACATGCAAACCCGAGCGGAATTGTATGACTTTTTGAACTATCACGATTTTGAAGAAAAACTCGATCAATTATTTAAAAAATAAACAAAATTAAGAAGGGAAAAATCATGGCAGAGAAGAAACTAAGTGGCGCAGGCTTGCGCGGACAATCAGCCGGCGAAACGGCATTATGTACTGTTGGCAAAAGTGGCTCAGGCTTAACCTACCGAGGTTATGACATCAAAGAACTGGCTGAAAAAGTCAGCTTTGAGGAAGTGGCCTACCTTCTGGCAAAAGGTGAATTGCCCACTCAGTCGCAACTTGACGATTACCGCAAACGCTTAAAATCACTGCGCGTATTACCACAAGAAGTAAAAGACGTGCTGGAGCGCATTCCTAAATCAGCACACCCTATGGACGTTATGCGTACCGGTTGCTCAATGCTGGGTAACTTGGAAACGGAAGAAAGCTTTGATGAAGCCGACGACCACATTGAGCGCTTTCTAGCGACCTTCCCGGGTATCGTGCTTTATTGGTATCGTTTCACTCACGACGGCGTGCGTATCGATACGGACTCAGAAGAAGAATCTATCGGCGCGCACTTCTTACGTTTATTGCACGACAAAAAGCCGTCGCAATTGCATGCCGATGTCATGAACACGTCATTAATTCTGTATGCAGAGCACGAATTTAATGCATCAACCTTTACGGCGCGTGTTTGTGCTTCAACACTATCTGACATTCATTCGTGTGTTACCGGTGCAATTGGCTCATTACGTGGCCCACTGCACGGCGGTGCGAACGAAGCAGCAATGGAATTAATCGAAGACATGAAAGACGCGGAAGATGCTGAGAAAACGCTGATGGGCATGCTGGAGCGCAAAGAGAAAATCATGGGCTTTGGTCACGCCATTTACAAAGAGTTTGACCCCCGTAACGACATCATCAAAGCATGGTCTAAGAAACTGTCTGAAGAAGTCGGTGACAGCCGTTTATATGACGTGTCTGTGCGTTGTGAAGAAGTCATGTGGCGCGAGAAGAAACTGTTCCCGAATGCGGACTTCTTCCATGCGTCGGCTTATAACTACATGGGCATTCCAACCAAACTGTTTACCCCAATCTTTGTTATGTCGCGGGTAACCGGCTGGACAGCACACGTTAAAGAACAACGTGCGAACAACCGTATTATTCGTCCGTCGGCGGATTACACCGGTCCAGAGGCACGTCCAGTACCTGCAATTGGTGACCGTTAATATGAATAATGAGTATCGCAAAAAGTTAGACGGCACGACGCTCGAGTATTTTGATACTCGGGCTGCCGTTGAAGCTATTGAACCGGGCGCCTACGAAAAACTGCCGTACACCTCGCGTGTATTGGCAGAAAACTTAGTTCGTCGTTGCCCGCCTGAGATTCTAACGCAGTCGCTAGAGCAGCTAATTTACGGCAAAAAAGAGCATGATTTTCCGTGGTTCCCGGCGCGTGTGGTTTGTCACGATATTTTGGGTCAAACGGCATTGGTTGACTTAGCCGGTCTGCGTGATGCGATTGCAGAGAAGGGCGGTGACCCAGCCAAAGTAAACCCGGTTGTGCCCACACAGCTGATTGTCGACCATTCATTGGCAGTTGAACACGCAGGGTTCGAAAAAGACGCGTTTGAGAAAAACCGTGCCATTGAAGACCGTCGTAACGACGATCGATTCCATTTTATTAACTGGACCAAAACGGCTTTTAAAAACGTTGACGTGATTCCACCCGGTAACGGGATTATGCACCAGATTAACCTGGAGAAAATGTCGCCAGTGGTGCAGGTGCGTGACAATGTGGCCTTTGTTGATACCTGTGTTGGTACTGACAGCCACACGCCAATGGTGGACGCTTTAGGGGTTATTTCTGTTGGTGTCGGCGGTCTTGAAGCCGAAAGTGTCATGCTAGGCCGTGCCTCTTATATGCGTCTGCCGGATATCGTCGGTGTCGAGTTGACCGGCAAATTACGTCCGGGCATTACCGGTACTGATTTGGTTTTAGCGCTCACTGAATTCTTACGTCGCGAACGTGTGGTTGGTGCTTACCTTGAATTCTTCGGTGAAGGCGCAGAAGCATTGACCGTTGGTGACCGTGCGACTATTTCGAACATGACGCCGGAGTACGGGGCAACCGCGGCGATGTTCTATATCGATGATCAAACCATCGATTACTTAAAACTGACCGGCCGTGATGATGACCAGGTCGAATTGGTCGAGAAGTTCTCCAAAGAAACCGGCTTGTGGGGCGACAGTCTGAAAACCGCAGAGTACGGTCGTGTCTTACGTTTTGATTTATCGAAAGTTGAACGTAACTTAGCTGGACCGTCTAACCCGCACGCTTTGCTGCCAGCAGCAGAGCTTTCTGAGCGCGGCGTAGCTAAGCATATTGAAGACCCTGAAAACGGTAAAATGCCGGATGGCGCAGTCATTATTGCGGCGATTACCAGTTGTACCAATACCAGTAACCCTCGCAATATGATTGCAGCTGGCTTAATTGCGCGTAACGCTAATAAACTAGGCTTAACGCGTAAGCCTTGGGTTAAATCGTCTCTGGCGCCTGGCTCCAAAACCGTCAAAATGTACCTGGAAGAGGCTGACTTATTGCCGGAACTGGAAGATTTAGGTTTTGGTGTGGTGGCGTTTGCTTGTACCACTTGTAACGGCATGAGTGGTGCGTTGGATCCGAAAATTCAGCAAGAGATCATCGATCGTGATCTGTTCTCAACCGCTGTATTGTCGGGGAACCGCAACTTCGACGGACGCATTCACCCATACGCTAAGCAGGCTTTCCTGGCTTCGCCTCCGTTGGTTGTAGCGTATGCGATTGCGGGCACCATCCGCTTTGATATTGAAAAAGACGTGTTGGGTATTGATCCGGACGGCAACCCTGTAACGCTGAAAGACATTTGGCCAAGTGATGAAGAAATAGACGCTATTGTTAAGCAGAGCGTTAAGCCAGAGCAGTTCCGCAAGGTTTACGATCCCATGTTTAATTTGAGCGTTGATTACGGTGAGAAGAACAACCCACTGTATGAGTGGCGTGAAATGAGCACCTATATTCGCCGCCCGCCATACTGGGAAGGCGCATTGGCTGCGGAAAATACCTTAACGGGTCTGCGTCCGCTGGCAGTACTGGGCGATAACATCACCACCGACCACTTGTCGCCATCCAACGCGATTATGGCTGACAGTGCTGCGGGGGAATATCTGGCGAAAATGGGCGTGCCGGAGGAGGACTTTAACTCTTACGCTACTCACCGTGGTGATCACTTGACCGCACAGCGTGCCACTTTTGCTAACCCTAAGTTGTTTAATGAAATGGTGCGTGACGAAAACGGTGACGTGATTCAGGGGTCGCTGGCGCGGATTGAGCCAGAAGGCAAAGTTGTGCGCATGTGGGAAGCGATTGAGCATTACATGACCAATAAACAACCGCTGATTATCGTTGCGGGTGCGGATTATGGTCAGGGTTCGTCACGCGACTGGGCGGCGAAAGGTGTTCGCTTAGCGGGTGTTGAGGTCATTGTTGCCGAAGGCTTCGAGCGTATTCACCGTACCAACTTAATTGGTATGGGTGTGTTGCCATTGCAGTTTGAAGAAGGCACCACACGTAAGACGTTGAATATTGATGGTACGGAAACCTTTGACGTGAAAGGAACGCCAGCGCCGGGTGCGGTGTTGCAGCTGACCATACACCGTAAAGACGGGGTGTCACAGCAAGTTCCGGTTATTTGTCGTCTGGACACCAAAGAGGAAGTCTCTATTTACGAGGCCGGTGGTGTATTACAGCGCTTTGCGCAGGACTTTTTAGAAGCGGAAGCAAGCTAAGGAGTTTGAGCTATGGCGTTTAAACCACAAATTAAAATTCCCGCCACCTACATGCGTGGCGGGACCTCGAAAGGTGTGTTTTTCCGTTTGCAGGACTTGCCCGAAACTGCACAGCAACCCGGCGCAGTCCGCGATGCAATTTTATTGCGTGTCATTGGTAGCCCGGATCCTTATGCTAAGCACACTGACGGCATGGGCGGGGCGACGTCGAGCACCAGTAAAACGGTCATCGTTTCTAAGAGCGAAAAGCCGAATCATGATGTTGATTACCTGTTTGGTCAGGTGTCGATTGATAAGCCATTTGTCGACTGGAGTGGTAACTGCGGTAACTTATCGTCAGCGGTAGGCCCTTTTGCCATTGCGAATGGTTTGGTAGCGCCTGAACGCATCCCCGAAAACGGTATTTGCGAAGTCCGTATTTGGCAGGCGAATATTGGCAAAACGATTGTTAATAAAGTGCCTATGGTGGATGGTGAAGTACAGGAAACCGGTGACTTTATTCTGGATGGGGTTACTTTCCCGGCAGCGGAAGTGCCGGTGGAATTTATGGACCCATCAGCAGATGGCGAGTCGATGTTTCCGACCGGTAATCTGATCGATGATTTAGACGTTCCTGGTATCGGTACCTTAAAAGCAACGTTGATTAACGCCGGTATCCCAACCATTTTTCTGAATGCGGAAGAAATTGGCTACGACGGTACCGAATTACAGGAAGCCATTAATGGCGACTCTGCGGCTTTGGAGCGTTTCGAAACTATTCGTGCGTACGGTGCCGTAAAAATGGGGCTGATTGACGATGTTTCAGAAGCAGCTAATCGCCAGCATACGCCGAAAGTGGCGTTTGTCGCGCCGCCGAAAGACTATATCGCTTCCAGTGGTAAGAAGATTAGAGCGACTGAGGTCGATTTACTGGTACGTGCGATGTCGATGGGGAAACTGCATCATGCCATGATGGGCACGGCAGCAGTGGCTATTGGAACCGCCGCAGCGATTCCCGGTACGACAGTGAATTTAGCGGCGGGTGGCAATGACCGTACCATGGTTAATTTCGGTCATCCTTCAGGTACCTTACAGGTGGGCGCTGAGTGCAAACAGGTTAACGGTCAATGGGCCGCCATAAAAGCCATTATGAGCCGCAGCGCGCGGGTCTTAATGGAAGGCAACGTCCGTATTCCGGGTGACGTTCTTTAAATGAAGCAAACCACGCAAGTCAAACTGCTTAAAGTTGCCATGATTACAGGTATCAGCCTGATTTTATTAGGTCACGTGGTGTTGGTAGTGACCTTTGGTAATGATGATATTGATTTTCGTGGTTATATTTTGGGGGCAGCGATGAATGCCATCGGTATTATTTTATCGCTGCCCACCAAAATTTATCTCACCTTAGTGCTTATGGAAAAGGAAGAACGAGATAATAAAAATACGCATTGGAGTGACAGAAATTAAAGCTACTCTGCATAGCCCCATGGAGTAGGCGGTGTATCAACTGTTTCTGTTAAATCAAAATCAACCCGAAACTCTCTGCCTTCGCGAATTAAGCGATACGTAAAAGTGTCGTCATGAATATACATTTGCCAAATATTCGTGTTCGATTGAGGTACTCCGAGTTCAATAAATAATTCCTTTGAATAGGCGTCAGCAGGGAAAGACTGAGCAGTTGGGTAACCCTTATCTATCGTATGTCCTCCGTACATCGTTAACGGATCATAATTTCCGTCCGCTTTGCGATGGTCATGCTTAAGGCTAATACCAGAGCCTGTTTGGGTTAGAATCCAAGTACGTGAATGGTCACTTCCAACGTGAAAAGGAATTTCTATTTTTGCGTCGCCGCATTTGCGCACATGCATAATTAGTGGGCCTTCAAAACCGTCGCTGGCCGGCGTATCAACAGTCACCTCACCAGCGTATGAATTCCCGCAATGTTCATTAATGGCCGCAAAAAATTCAGCCTGGGCTTGGGTTGTCACCTGTGGTGCCGGTTTTATAACTTGAGCAGAGCTAAAAGGAACAAAGCTTGCGACGGCAATTGACGTAAGAAAAACAATATTCTTCATTTTTAGACCATTGGATAATGTTTAATTTTGAATTATATGAGAAAGTAAAACCTGACATGAATCAAAGGCACATGCCAGTACTTTTACGTAAACTTATGATACCAAGTGCAGTAACCGAAATTTCCGATCTCCAACATATTCTGGATAGTCTCGACGCCGTTGTGTACGTATCTGACGTTGAAACTCATGAGCTGCTTTTTATGAATAAGTATGCGCTAAAAAATATTGGTGGGGTAAATCAGTTTGATGATATTAGAGGAAAGCGTTGCTTTGAGGTTTTACAAAAGGGGCAAAAGAGCCCTTGTGACTTTTGTACGAACACTTTACTTCCTAAAAACGGTGATACGTATCTTTGGGAGTTCAAGAACACGCGAAATAATTGCTGGTATCAATGTCGTGACCGTTTGATTCGGTGGCATGACGGACGCCAAGTGCGACTAGAAGTCGCAACAGATATTACTGAGCGTAAGAGCGTAGAAGAGCAACTGCATGAAACGCAAAAGGAATTAAAATTTCTCGCAGAAGTGGATAGCTTAACTCAGCTATATAATCGCCGCGCATTTTTTATGTACGCGGATAATTTGCGAAAAAGCCTTCCAAAATCAGCCAGTTTGGGCTTAATGATTCTCGACTTGGACTATTTTAAAGACATTAATGATAGCTATGGGCATGAAGCTGGTGATACGTTACTAGCGGCAATCGGGCAAAAGCTTCTTTCATTTTCCGGTGATGGCACTGTGGTGGGGCGTATGGGCGGTGAAGAGTTTGCTATCGCCTTCCATGAAACAGAGAAACGGGAAAAGTTAGGCTTTGCAAACGGAGTTTATAAAGCAGTGAGCAGCGTGAAAGCGCTGTACTTTAAAGATACATTGCAATGTACAACAAGCATCGGCGTGTCATCACAAATGGCGGCTACAGAACTTCGAGATATTATGCGTGAGGCAGATAATGCATTGTATCAAGCAAAATCAGCCGGTCGCTCTCAGATAAAAGTAGCCTAGGGCAGCCAAATATCTCCAATGGCGGTTTCTGGCGAAAAGTGATGCGCAATTTGTGCTTGCAGCAACTCACCACAGGCAAGCGCGTCTGTCATGGCATCATGGGGAGCATAAAAGGGCAGGTTATAGCGCTGCCGACTGTCAGCTAAACGGATAGATACGGGCTTTTTACCGGTTATTTTGTCCCATAAACTTCGCTTTTGGCGATGGAAGCGTGCTTCAATTTCCATCGTATCGATAACTGGAAAATGAATGGTCTCGTTTAAACGTTCTTTAAAGCCCCCTTGTAAAAAAGGGCGCTCAATACCGTTGTAGTGAACCACCCATACCTTGCCGGCGACAGCCTCTAGAAGTGGGTCAATGACTTGGGCTAAATCCGGTGCTCGCTCTATTTCACTGTGCGTTATGCCGTGAATAGTGACCGATTCTTCGGTTAATAACCGTCGGGGTTTTACCACCCATTGCCTGGCCTGACTCATGTCGATTCGTCCCAGTGTCATAGGAATAACCGCGATACTAATAATGCCGTGCTTGTCAGGATCAAGACCGGTCGTTTCGAAGTCAACAGCAACCATCGGCACGTCTTTAATTGGTGTTTCAGCCGCAGCAATTGCGGCTTCGTAGTAGCGCTTAAGGGCGGGGTGCTTTGCTTTCTCCGCAAGTTCCTGAAATCGCCTTGGCCAGTTTACCGTGCTTCTTCTCTGCTTATTCTCGGCGTCTGGTGGCAAATACAGCATAATTAGCCTCCAGAGTATTTATAACGCAGGTATTTCTGCGCATTACTGAGAATTTGGAAAGCGTCTTTCAAGTTTTTACGCTCAAAGTCAGAAAGGTCTTCAGGTGCCACATTGTTATCTGGCGTATCACCTGCCTCCAGAGCCAGCGCCTGGTGACGAATTCGAACCATAGAAATTAATTCCAATGCATCCCGTAAATCAGGACCGCGACCTTTGGGTAAGATATTGGCATCAATAATTTCTTCGAGACGAGCAAACGAATTTTGCCGTTGTGCACCAATAGCTAGAGCGTGTACACGAATTAAGTCCGCTACCGGCCCCGTGCCGCGACGCTTTGTGTTTATACTGTCACGGTGCTTACCGTCTTTCTCCATGACAAAGTCTTTAAAGAAGCCGAGTGGGGGAGTACGGTTTAACGCATTGCGAGCCATCGATCCCAAAAAACGCTTATGTTTCGGCGCCTTTTTTCGAATGAGCTGGTTTAATTCTTTTGCAAAACGCATCTCACCACTGACGCCATCTAAGTCGAAGAAAATGGACGAATGCAGAAGCTTTTCTGGTGACGGGTTTTCTATCCAGTCGGTGAAGTATTCTTTCCATTTTGATAACGGCTGACGCCAATTAGGGTTGGTTGCCATTATGTCGCCTGTGCAATACGTATAACCGCAAGCGTTTAACCCGTCAGAAACAAACTGCGCAATATTTAAAAAGTATTTGTCATGCAATTTAGGTTCAAAGCTGTCATCCAGAACCATTGCATTGTCCTGGTCGGTCACAACGGTTTGTTCATCACGAGCCATGGAGCCGAGAGCTAGGAAACAGTATGGTACAGGAGGCGGACCATACTTTTCCTCAGCCAACTCTAATAAGCGTTGTTTAAAGCTGCGCCCAATGGTCGCCATGGCCGACCCGATTATGCGAGAGTTCGCGTCTTCTTCAACCATACGCACAAAGCTTTTGTGGACATCTGGCACTAATTGGGAGAGTTCTTCAATACTGGTTTGTTTAAAAATACTCGACACAATGTACAGACTGCTTTGTGATTCATGTCTCGCTACGTCTGACAAAGCAATAACACCTATGACTTTGGACTGACGTAATACCGGTAAGTGGTGTAAGTTGGTGCGTAGCATCGTCAAGAACGCTTCAAAAACCCGATTATTATGCTGAACAAAAACTAAATTTTCCGACATAATGTCGGCCACTGGATCGGAGGCGTCTTTCTCGACCGCAAGTACGCGCTTGCGTAAATCTTTGTCGGTGATTATCCCAGCAGGAATATCACGCTTTTCATCGTCATAAATAAGCAATGACGAAACTTTCTCATCGGTCATTAAGCAGGCAGCTTCACGTATGGATGCACTTTTATTAATCGCGATTGGCTCGCGCGTAATTAACGTTTCCACTCGAGCGGACAACGTACGATTGCGGCTTTCATGTGTTTTTACTGCGTGACTGACCCGACGTTGCTCTTCAACTTCAACGGCGTCGGCAAAAGCATCGTATTCGTCATAAAAACGATTGAATAAATCGCCCGGGATATAGTAGAGCAAAGTGTCTTCAATGGTTTTTACGGGAAAGCGGACTCGGCCTTTGCGAAGTAAGCCGGCTTCTCCAAAAAAACCGCCTTCATCTAAGCGGTTAAACAACGAGCCGTCTTTGTGATAAGTCTCTATAGAGCCACTTCTGACAACGTGAAGTGCATCAATGTGTTGATTAAATTCAAGGATTTGAGTGTCCGCTTTAAAGTAAGCAACAGAGGTGTTTTGTGCCGTTAATTGAAGTTCTTCTTCCGGTAACTCGTTAAAAGGAGAGTACTTGCGTAAGAAGTTCAGTATTTCTACGTGCTCAGCTTCCATATAAGCACCTTAAAAGGTGAGCGACACCCAGAGGCGCCGCTCGTGGTCGATTATTTTGTGGTTTTACCAACTCGTGGTTCCGAGCGCAAGCCCTGGACTAGCGCAACACACGCCGCGAGCAGAACGATCGTAAATGGAAGTCCTGCTGATACCGCCATCGCCTGCAAGGCTACAAGCCCACCACCGAGAATTAGAGCAATAGCGACTAACCCTTCAAAAGTACACCAGAATATTTTCTGAGTGGTTGGTGCGTGAACTTTACCGCCCGCACTGATGGTATCAATAACCAATGAGCCAGAGTCAGATGACGTAATGA is drawn from Idiomarina piscisalsi and contains these coding sequences:
- the prpF gene encoding 2-methylaconitate cis-trans isomerase PrpF, producing MAFKPQIKIPATYMRGGTSKGVFFRLQDLPETAQQPGAVRDAILLRVIGSPDPYAKHTDGMGGATSSTSKTVIVSKSEKPNHDVDYLFGQVSIDKPFVDWSGNCGNLSSAVGPFAIANGLVAPERIPENGICEVRIWQANIGKTIVNKVPMVDGEVQETGDFILDGVTFPAAEVPVEFMDPSADGESMFPTGNLIDDLDVPGIGTLKATLINAGIPTIFLNAEEIGYDGTELQEAINGDSAALERFETIRAYGAVKMGLIDDVSEAANRQHTPKVAFVAPPKDYIASSGKKIRATEVDLLVRAMSMGKLHHAMMGTAAVAIGTAAAIPGTTVNLAAGGNDRTMVNFGHPSGTLQVGAECKQVNGQWAAIKAIMSRSARVLMEGNVRIPGDVL
- a CDS encoding sensor domain-containing diguanylate cyclase; the protein is MFNFELYEKVKPDMNQRHMPVLLRKLMIPSAVTEISDLQHILDSLDAVVYVSDVETHELLFMNKYALKNIGGVNQFDDIRGKRCFEVLQKGQKSPCDFCTNTLLPKNGDTYLWEFKNTRNNCWYQCRDRLIRWHDGRQVRLEVATDITERKSVEEQLHETQKELKFLAEVDSLTQLYNRRAFFMYADNLRKSLPKSASLGLMILDLDYFKDINDSYGHEAGDTLLAAIGQKLLSFSGDGTVVGRMGGEEFAIAFHETEKREKLGFANGVYKAVSSVKALYFKDTLQCTTSIGVSSQMAATELRDIMREADNALYQAKSAGRSQIKVA
- a CDS encoding 3'-5' exonuclease; this translates as MLYLPPDAENKQRRSTVNWPRRFQELAEKAKHPALKRYYEAAIAAAETPIKDVPMVAVDFETTGLDPDKHGIISIAVIPMTLGRIDMSQARQWVVKPRRLLTEESVTIHGITHSEIERAPDLAQVIDPLLEAVAGKVWVVHYNGIERPFLQGGFKERLNETIHFPVIDTMEIEARFHRQKRSLWDKITGKKPVSIRLADSRQRYNLPFYAPHDAMTDALACGELLQAQIAHHFSPETAIGDIWLP
- a CDS encoding DUF294 nucleotidyltransferase-like domain-containing protein, producing MEAEHVEILNFLRKYSPFNELPEEELQLTAQNTSVAYFKADTQILEFNQHIDALHVVRSGSIETYHKDGSLFNRLDEGGFFGEAGLLRKGRVRFPVKTIEDTLLYYIPGDLFNRFYDEYDAFADAVEVEEQRRVSHAVKTHESRNRTLSARVETLITREPIAINKSASIREAACLMTDEKVSSLLIYDDEKRDIPAGIITDKDLRKRVLAVEKDASDPVADIMSENLVFVQHNNRVFEAFLTMLRTNLHHLPVLRQSKVIGVIALSDVARHESQSSLYIVSSIFKQTSIEELSQLVPDVHKSFVRMVEEDANSRIIGSAMATIGRSFKQRLLELAEEKYGPPPVPYCFLALGSMARDEQTVVTDQDNAMVLDDSFEPKLHDKYFLNIAQFVSDGLNACGYTYCTGDIMATNPNWRQPLSKWKEYFTDWIENPSPEKLLHSSIFFDLDGVSGEMRFAKELNQLIRKKAPKHKRFLGSMARNALNRTPPLGFFKDFVMEKDGKHRDSINTKRRGTGPVADLIRVHALAIGAQRQNSFARLEEIIDANILPKGRGPDLRDALELISMVRIRHQALALEAGDTPDNNVAPEDLSDFERKNLKDAFQILSNAQKYLRYKYSGG